From one Lycium barbarum isolate Lr01 chromosome 6, ASM1917538v2, whole genome shotgun sequence genomic stretch:
- the LOC132600703 gene encoding inactive protein RESTRICTED TEV MOVEMENT 2-like, with translation MDSKGAAAAVPTQVYEDFVPTTELVQEQDSDTLLLNLTGFKKEQVRVQLTRTGILKISGQRPVVGQNKSLRFQKDFPVSENCDKTKISAKFENGILYVKQPKLITSSDKNDQATPTTNPQQPKKPADEPQPQKKDEEQATTTTTTTKELPKQQANADKPEIEEPNTKEAKDLQEKLPAEKTATNSTAQDRNRQNYESKLENDANMGGIAALAEKLKMPRKVMNMSLIALLVLGIGLYVSHMMKSAITKFTN, from the exons ATGGATTCAAAGGGAGCTGCAGCTGCTGTACCAACACAAGTTTATGAAGATTTTGTGCCAACAACAGAGTTGGTGCAAGAACAAGACTCTGATACTCTTCTACTTAATCTCACAG GTTTCAAAAAGGAACAAGTGAGGGTTCAACTGACCAGAACAGGAATTCTGAAGATCAGTGGACAAAGGCCAGTTGTTGGGCAGAACAAATCGCTTAGGTTCCAGAAAGACTTCCCTGTTTCAGAAAATTGCGACAAAACAAAAATCAGTGCAAAGTTTGAAAATGGCATTCTTTATGTTAAACAACCAAAACTGATAACTTCATCAGATAAAAACGATCAGGCAACGCCAACCACCAATCCTCAACAGCCCAAAAAACCAGCAGACGAGCCACAACCTCAAAAGAAAGACGAagaacaagcaacaacaacaacaacaacaacaaaagaaTTGCCTAAGCAGCAGGCTAATGCTGACAAGCCGGAAATAGAAGAACCAAACACAAAAGAAGCTAAAGATCTTCAAGAAAAATTACCTGCTGAGAAAACTGCCACTAATAGCACAGCACAAGATAGAAATAGACAAAATTATGAGTCTAAACTTGAAAATGATGCAAACATGGGAGGAATTGCAGCGCTGGCTGAGAAGCTGAAGATGCCAAGgaaagtgatgaatatgagtctGATTGCTCTTTTGGTTCTTGGAATTGGCCTCTATGTCAGCCATATGATGAAGTCCGCCATTACAAAGTTCACGAATTAA